One segment of Anopheles stephensi strain Indian chromosome 3, UCI_ANSTEP_V1.0, whole genome shotgun sequence DNA contains the following:
- the LOC118512399 gene encoding armadillo repeat-containing protein 2 has translation MENSRQPTDFSGCGNVDSSGLTLSNQRSKGVGRLVRKTSAEIVSEAKSMLAGGGTRLVSARRPITPREPRRQLYGRLAPPGRPPSAINLKYLQQGVHALPSLEPIQPNNGAAASASSSARSESADGIGSSSVGLGCDGAGHSVPMLVGREKLPALVSIQQKVSGSLENDTDRDLPDSKTLKQSKKAAESPGAPSPANSIVKNHPLKRRQVQSFEETIPTAISIVPERSKNAFEDQSKLLRRSNDLLLHSSTEALLEMLKAYSGLKECDESTVAHISAILQELYVRVKDAKGSWRGAVLGALYGLVEASASKILLLVAGIVLAMNVSGSNLTGACKLVFKIARNESNDTLFMDSDVPELLVDGLGRASPIDDSEACIYGYGAVRFLTGSSNASSTATAIATEAGDHGQQRSLAVRLAKRGLCQLMVLHLKMINDIASTTQLSGSPLHALFQLSGALRTLAGNRCIVGSRVCPLSDQMHQQHAVATGRPTAAEQDDVQDVAQLEQAVPLLVRAAEMCIKEPEVQANIIRTLSVLSERPECCERLAVAASRLGILLGSIVQTCQTVEKGLATCNRLGYILGNVMSRWDTARIQFHCCDVSCDALLATLEYYASKSFTMKNQMGDSIAQVLTKLIRIVANMCVNGDVGYGMSKRAPLGEILLNILLKVKDAKTAELEELLFATLGALHNLSYYYEPVDLEGTCHSAHPGSIGERMRDICGTLCAILKSDQNPARSEVARVLGNMTRNASIRQTFCAENGMKILKSCLTSEHDELMVTSCGVLVNMLGDWSSRVPFRGIDGPIILRRLLRKGVDNRDWIMAGIACQAVWNYLIDTSDMLATLGQTEIDLICEALAEGLDEESLFGDKEPDNFWEDFAPVATDLLERLQICMSNGNSPCESSDEEIG, from the exons ATGGAAAACTCGCGGCAGCCGACCGATTTTTCCGGCTGTGGAAATGTGGACAGCAGTGGTCTTACACTGTCAAACCAGCGGTCAAAAGGTGTGGGCCGCTTAGTACGCAAAACTAGTGCGGAGATAGTGAGTGAAGCTAAAAGCATGCTAGCCGGAG GAGGCACACGGCTGGTATCGGCCCGTCGACCGATAACGCCGCGCGAACCAAGAAGACAGCTGTACGGTCGGCTGGCTCCTCCGGGGCGACCTCCGAGTGCAATAAATTTGAAGTATTTGCAGCAGGGAGTTCACGCGCTGCCCTCGCTTGAGCCCATCCAGCCGAACAACGGTGCTGCGGCGTCCGCCAGCTCGTCCGCACGGTCGGAATCCGCCGATGGCAtaggcagcagcagtgttggCTTAGGGTGTGATGGCGCTGGACATAGTGTCCCGATGCTAGTTGGCAGGGAAAAGCTTCCAGCCCTCGTCAGTATTCAGCAGAAGGTTTCCGGATCGTTAGAGAATG ATACTGACCGTGATTTGCCGGATAGCAAAACGTTGAAGCAGTCGAAGAAGGCAGCAGAATCACCCGGAGCACCGAGCCCGGCAAATAGTATTGTGAAGAATCATCCCCTGAAAAGACGACAGGTGCAGTCGTTTGAAGAGACAATTCCGACAGCCATCTCGATCGTACCGGAACGTAGCAAG AATGCTTTTGAAGATCAATCGAAGCTACTGCGAAGAAGCAATGATTTGCTGCTACACTCATCGACGGAAGCGTTGCTGGAAATGCTGAAAGCATATTCCGGATTGAAAGAATGTGACGAGAGTACAGTCGCTCATATAAGTGCG ATACTGCAAGAACTGTACGTACGGGTTAAGGACGCCAAGGGCAGTTGGCGTGGTGCTGTGCTGGGAGCATTGTATGGATTGGTGGAAGCATCCGCATCGAAgattttgctgctggtggctggcATAGTGCTGGCA ATGAATGTTAGCGGAAGCAACCTGACTGGGGCTTGTAAGCTAGTCTTCAAGATAGCTCGCAATGAAAGTAATGACACCCTTTTCATGGACAGCGATGTGCCCG agcTACTAGTGGATGGACTTGGGCGTGCATCGCCAATCGACGATTCGGAGGCATGCATTTATGGGTACGGAGCAGTACGATTCCTTACCGGTTCGTCCAACGCATCCAGCACTGCAACGGCCATTGCCACGGAGGCCGGTGACCACGGGCAACAACGGTCGTTAGCCGTTCGATTGGCCAAACGGGGGCTCTGCCAGCTGATGGTGTTGCATTTGAAAATGATCAACGATATAGCGTCCACCACGCAACTGTCCGGATCGCCACTGCACGCATTATTTCAACTTTCGGGTGCATTGCGCACTTTGGCAGGCAACCGTTGCATAGTCGGTTCGCGCGTTTGTCCGCTGTCCGACCAAATGCATCAGCAACACGCGGTGGCGACAGGTCGCCCGACCGCTGCAGAGCAAGATGACGTTCAAGATGTAGCACAGCTCGAACAAGCCGTGCCACTTTTGGTGCGAGCCGCGGAGATGTGCATCAAAGAGCCTGAAGTACAGGCCAACATCATACGCACGTTAAGCGTGCTCTCGGAGCGGCCAGAGTGTTGCGAGCGGTTGGCTGTGGCTGCGTCTCGCTTGGGCATTCTGCTCGGCTCCATCGTCCAAACCTGCCAGACGGTGGAGAAAGGTTTGGCGACCTGCAACCGGTTGGGCTACATTCTGGGCAATGTAATGTCGCGCTGGGATACGGCGCGCATCCAGTTCCATTGCTGTGATGTGTCGTGCGACGCCTTACTGGCCACCTTGGAGTACTACGCCAGCAAGAGCTTCACCATGAAGAATCAGATGGGAGACTCGATCGCGCAGGTGCTGACAAAGCTTATTCGAATCGTAGCAAATATGTGTGTGAACGGCGATGTTGGCTACGGGATGAGCAAGCGGGCACCGTTGGGCGAAATTCTGCTGAATATTCTGCTCAAGGTGAAGGATGCCAAG ACAGCAGAGCTGGAGGAGCTTCTGTTTGCAACGCTTGGCGCTTTGCATAACCTTTCGTACTACTACGAACCGGTCGACTTGGAGGGAACCTGTCACAGCGCGCACCCCGGAAGCATCGGAGAACGCATGAGGGACATCTGTGGGACGCTGTGCGCCATACTGAAGAGCGATCAGAACCCAGCCCGCTCGGAAGTGGCCCGTGTGCTGGGTAACATGACCCGGAACGCTTCGATACGTCAAACGTTCTGCGCGGAGAATGGCATGAAGATCCTGAAGAGCTGCTTGACGTCCGAGCACGACGAGCTGATGGTTACGTCCTGCGGCGTTTTGGTGAACATGCTTGGCGATTGGTCCAGCAGGGTTCCGTTTCGCGGAATTGATGGTCCCATCATACTGAGACGCTTGCTGCGGAAGGGCGTCGACAATCGGGACTGGATTATGGCTGGGATTGCGTGCCAGGCCGTATGGAACTATTTGATCGATACGTCGGATATGTTGGCAACGCTAGGCCAGACGGAAATTGACTTAATTTGTGAAGCTTTGGCGGAAGGGCTTG ATGAAGAGAGCCTGTTCGGTGACAAGGAACCGGACAATTTTTGGGAAGACTTTGCACCCGTAGCAACGGATCTGCTGGAACGGTTACAAATTTGTATGTCGAATGGTAACTCTCCGTGTGAGTCGTCGGACGAGGAAATTGGATAA
- the LOC118512404 gene encoding zinc finger protein 420 — translation MEQLIVRNIELDKICRICLAVKKDMRPLFGEMIAEMLMEIAKIQIEQMDGWPDKICLQCIHQVSRCHAFKSRVEKSDSALRQYIKGITVAVDTENKDCMPSDMAKMGLSPPKLQQLAPAMLPPQLHELHIQRTDMQAIQTEAPMAAPAMILTSAQLINAGAQIINTGHIITTATGQQIIQTTPQFQAASIGQFIQGPNNTVQMITQNGHPAHVLQIQRTADDRCEIIVQPDLTEAQYIENVSSVPLMVTAPAATAAMPTDAMHAHQLQPHPHMAVEQPEHIELEESEPDIQMHEKLDEDVEYIIPDDETIETDEIIEESPGVEEAETEYYAETECEESDEEEKQIAEFLTNQTSCPGPGRYVCNLCHKEFNQAKWLHHHMSSHTNWIKANCKKQPECHICRKSFRGPGMLRMHMKTHEKKDKIPTCSICNKEFKSKSILYRHRQTHFEKNFECSICEKKFSSNYQLNIHEQRHNKEKIYKCPHCDKSYFHESELKDHIQHHMGTTLQQNKKIAISRS, via the exons ATGGAGCAATTAATAGTAAGGAACATCGAGCTGGataagatttgccgcatctgTCTGGCAGTGAAGAAAGACATGCGTCCACTTTTCGGTGAAATGATTGCAGAAATGTTGATGGAAATCGCCAAGATACAG ATCGAACAAATGGATGGTTGGCCGGACAAAATATGCCTGCAATGCATCCACCAGGTGAGTCGCTGCCATGCGTTCAAATCCCGCGTGGAAAAGTCCGACTCAGCACTGAGGCAGTACATCAAGGGCATCACGGTAGCGGTAGATACAGAAAACAAAGATTGCATGCCATCGGATATGGCAAAGATGGGCTTAAGTCCGCCGAAACTTCAACAATTGGCGCCGGCGATGCTACCCCCGCAGCTACACGAGCTACACATCCAGCGAACCGACATGCAAGCAATCCAGACAGAAGCTCCAATGGCGGCACCTGCAATGATACTGACCAGTGCGCAACTAATCAATGCCGGGGCACAAATCATAAACACCGGCCACATAATAACGACGGCGACTGGCCAACAGATAATCCAGACTACTCCGCAATTCCAAGCTGCCTCCATCGGGCAGTTTATACAGGGTCCAAACAATACCGTACAAATGATCACCCAGAACGGCCATCCGGCCCACGTGCTACAGATTCAACGCACTGCAGACGATCGTTGCGAGATCATAGTGCAGCCAGATCTTACAGAGGCGCAGTACATAGAGAATG TTTCATCTGTGCCGCTGATGGTGACGGCTCCTGCGGCAACTGCCGCCATGCCAACCGATGCAATGCACGCGCATCAATTGCAGCCTCATCCACACATGGCCGTTGAGCAGCCGGAACACATAGAGCTGGAGGAGAGCGAACCGGACATTCAGATGCACGAAAAGCTGGACGAGGATGTGGAGTACATTATACCGGACGACGAAACGATCGAGACGGACGAAATAATCGAGGAAAGTCCGGGCGTGGAAGAGGCCGAAACGGAATACTACGCCGAGACGGAGTGTGAAGAATCGGACgaagaagagaagcagatTG CGGAATTCCTAACGAATCAAACATCGTGCCCCGGCCCAGGACGGTATGTGTGCAATCTTTGCCATAAGGAGTTTAATCAAGCAAAATGGCTACATCATCACATGTCGTCTCACACGAATTGGATCAAG GCGAACTGTAAAAAGCAACCGGAATGTCACATTTGCCGTAAAAGCTTTCGTGGACCGGGAATGTTGCGAATGCACATGAAAACACATGAG aaaaaggaCAAGATACCCACATGCAGCATTTGCAACAAGGAGTTCAAATCGAAATCGATACTGTACCGCCATCGACAGACGCACTTTGAG aaAAACTTCGAATGTTCCATTTGCGAGAAGAAGTTCAGCTCCAACTATCAGCTAAACATCCACGAGCAGCGTCATAATAAGGAGAAAATTTACAAATGCCCTCACTGTGATAAATCATACTTCCACGAGTCGGAGCTGAAG GATCACATCCAGCATCATATGGGCACAACGTTGcagcagaataaaaaaattgccaTCAGCCGAAGTTAA